The sequence CTGAAGGAAAAGTTGTAATAGGTGGCTCTTGCGTAGCACTTTTCAAGGGAGGTCATtaatcctattttacagatggggaaactagcagaggtgaagtgacctgcccaGGGCCAGCCATCAGGAGAGCTAGGAATAAAAGCCAGGTCTTGAGTCCattccagtgctctagccactaagTCACAAAAGAGTCAACTGCAAACTTTTAAGATGTTCCCAGTTCTTTACCGAACTAGACACATGGAAAAGCATGTACAAGATAAAAAGCTATTTACTCCAAAAAGGTTGGAAGAAAAAGATGCTGCAGCAAGATGTGGCAGGTTATATTTCAAAAGCTTAGGcattgtatgatttttttttttaaagtcattggTAGGGGTTTTCTTTAGCCCTAACTGTGCTAGACAAACCATCCCTACAGTGTCAGCTGTAGCTTAACagcaacttttaaaaattctgtagcATAAGTGGTTCTAGATAAAACATGTCACTTATTTAGCTGATGTTCACAAGCACAAAAATGGTAACACACTTGTTTTAAGACTGTAGCAAAGAGGAACGTTGCACTGGTTTGAGTCGGACTTTTCAGAAAGCAGTTTGTAACCCAGATCTTCATTGTAATACATTTAATGTAACAGTATCATGTAACAACTATGACCACACCAAATGCAGAAGAGTTGTTCAGACTTCTGCAGTATGGTTGACTCCACTGAAAGATGCTGGCAAGAATAATAAAATTAGATTTGAATTGGACTTACTAAGAATCTTCTTTGTAGTTATTAGTTCACTTATATTGAAGTAGGAATTAAGTGAAAGGATAAACCAGTTTAAAAGTGGTCTACAAGTATCTTACCTTCCACAATATTTGCAAACatgctatttaatttttttgtaactGTATTCAGCAAGTTAGATCTCTCTCCATATTAAAATCAGAGTTTTCTGCAGGAGTGAAAAGTTTCAGATGGTATGTTTAAGACAAAAAGGCTTGGTAAATATGGGCTGCTTTAGTCTTTACCTTGGGACATCATCAAATCTAACATAAGTTTTAAGCAGAAGTTGGTCAGTTTAGTCTCTATAACATTTCCCATATTAACCCCTTAATTTATACAGTGGACCACATTTGACAAAAACACAAACTGAGGCCTACTCTTgtccttcctcccctccttcaATTAATCTGGTGAGACAACCCTAAAAGATGACCCATCTCAACATTTCGAAGCAAAGGCAAAAGTAAAACTTAAGTTGTCTGCAAATATGCCCCAAGGTCAAGAATATTTCCCCAAATAGAGCTATCAGCAATAAATCCCCATAATTAAGTTTAATTGCATTGATTTCCCCTACTCCCAAACAAACCACACTGTTCATATACAAGCACTGTTTCACACTTTCTTGCATTCTAATGAGGTAGATTCACCCGTACATCTGAGGGTAAGGAATACCAGCTGTTTATGACAAGGCAAGGATAGAGAAAAGGAAAGCATCTGGATGTATTTAGTTTTCTAATCTTTGTCATTTGTCACAAAGATTAGGTTAAACTCCCACAAACATCAGATTTATAGCTAGCAATATCATGTAAAGTCACATTATTGGACTTGTTAAAGTGTCTGTTCAGGAAAACTGATGGATTGGCAGGACCAACAGTTGTGCAGGTAGCGGGAACTAGAGATGGGCAAAGTAGCTCTACCCAGCAAGAGTTTCCTACAAAAACTACTAACACTTTCGTGCTCTGGCCTCACCTACTTCTCTTCCAACCCAATAACCGTAACAAAGGGTAGGTTAAGGCCTCCTAGCAAGATCAGATCAGCTATCACATCTCTTGTTTATCCTTCAGGAAGGAGAACAGCTGTACCCATCACACTACAAGAGCAGTCTTCACCCCTCGAGTGTAAGCAAAGGAAGAAAGTGGCAGGCTTGCTGGCTAGCCAATTGTCTAACCTCCAACAGACCATTATGGGGAGAAGGAAAAACAGCGCAAAGAAGAGTGAACTAGAAACAGAGATGGTATTTACAGTCATCAGCATTGCTCCTTCATCTGGACTTGAGCCCTAAAATCAGCAAATGAGGAAGATATGGCAGTTACTAGTAGCATGACTATATGTGTATATACAGATTATCCAGAGTGACAAAAAAGAGTTTACACAAACTGAAAACCTCAGTCTGATTCATTAATAGGAAGTACATTCCGTTCACGTATGTGTTGGACAGGCTTAATGAACAAGCTTTGGTCTATTACTTTGGTATTATGTTCTATGAGAATCTAGGATCGGGATCATTATTTAGGTATATTTGTCCTTCCAAAGTCAGTTTTGATTGCACAGAAACAGCAGGTTCATGGCAGCAGTTAAGAGGTTAGGCCTAAATGAGGCTGCCTTTTGTTTAAAAGGCCAGTCCTATCTAGCATGGATAACTTCAAGGGCACTTTGATGAACTTCAAAGTGAACTATTCAAGAGTACTTAATAGCCAGCAAAAATTGTTATTGTCTTACAAAGAAGAGACTGTATTTCCCCACCACTTGCTAGTGCTTCAAGAGTTATATCTCATCAGTTATCTTGGtgattaaaagcaaaaaaaaatagtAATGGTTCTACAGACCAATCTGAAAATAGCAAACATACACAGTATATACTAATTGTGTGTACAAACACGAATAAGTTAAAGCAAAACACAACTCACTGGCATTTGTTTATTTCAGTAAAATTAAAGTTTGACTTCTGCAGATTCTTCACTCAAATATCCATTCAGATAAACacccataaaaaaaaatcttgtattaAAAACTGACAGGCATCCAGGCCTCTAATATTTCAGGCAAAGATGCAAAACAAGTGATCAAATGGTTAAGTTACAGGCTTGCTGCATCACACTATCATAAAAACTGAATAAAGGATAAACATTCAATATTTCAAGtgtaccattaaaaaaaatgactagTAAGTGCTACAGTTTTTGTACCATACAAATTGTTTTAGTTCAATTCACATCTTCCTCAGCAATATATTTGCTAATTCAAATACATACATTTAAGAGTACCAGTAGACTAAGAATATCCTGAAACAAGGGTATCAAGAGTAACCTCCTTCCCCACAGAGAAACTTGTTTTAGCTCAAATAAAAGGAGTGGAATGTGAAAGCCAAGAGGTGAAATAAAAGTCTTTAGCACAAGTAGATAGCACAAGCAGAAATTTGATTAGCTAGCCATTTGGaataactacagtagaaccttgcTAATTTTGCACTTTTACTCACCATAGTGTACCAATAGCGTGTGCCACAACTCAGATTTTCTAGTGTTGCGGGAAGGTCTCATACCACTAGGACTTCATTACTTTTGTAGACATATTACAGTCATTTACTAGTGTGTTGTGACGTATCAAATTAAAACTAAACTGTGAATTACATTGCAATGCACATTTACCAATTGTCAATTTCAGTAATTTTTACTGGTTCTCCCACAAATTGTGGTTCTTCACAATTTGAAGAGTGCTGCAGTAGTCCAAGATCTCAACAGTCTAAAGAATTTCCCCATCACCAACAGAATACCAATTCAAGATTCTATATTTTGTGCAATGCTTTATCAGATCTAGACTTGAAAAGCTCAACACCTGACTCAGTCAAAATGAAAGTTACACAAGGCTTCATAACTGCTACACTAATGGTTAATATAGTCAAGATTTGGAAATAGGTAGTAGCAGGAAGTGTGTGCTCACTTGGGAATATAGTGCTCAAGGAGCCTCAAGCTAGAATCTTGTAAATGTAACAACCTTCAGCTTGCTTTACAGAAAATTTAGTATAAAGATTATATTTCTCTACTGCAGAAAGTAGAAGGGCAAGTACCTAGTTCTCAAGTGCACTTCCCCCTTTGAAACACCCAGTTCTTGATGCACCAAGTTTATACTGGCAGGAAAAGGCTGAGGGCAGACTGTTAGCTCTGCCCCATATACATATGAACGAAAGTGCTTTTCAGGACTGAATATACCCATGTTTGTAGTGTACAACCAAAAGTGAAGGCACATGgaattttataatataaaattaacacctccccatgatttttagtgtttcTAAACAAAAACAATGACCTGAACCTAAATAATGTATAAAATAGATTAAACTGCTCATCAAGGTCAGTTTTTCTCATAACAGTTTGGCATAGTATTAATTGCCTACCTATGTGACTATCATAGCTTACTAAGGTCAACAGTCATGCAAATACTGGGAAGTGATCTGCGGCAAAGTCCACTCCCCCACATctattgtaggtttcagagtagcagccgtgttagtctgtattcgcaaaaagaaaaggagtacttgtggcaccttagagactaaccaatttatttgagcataagctttcgtgagctacagctcactgtagctcacgaaagcttatgctcagataaattggttagtctctaaggtgccacaagtaccccttttctttttatttattgtagGCATTCATGCTATTGCAAATAAAATGCAGAAAGCTGTCAACACGAGAAAGCACAGATCTTTCAGGAGCAACTCCCCTAATATACAGATTTCTAGCCCTTGCAGCATGCAGTTAATTAGTGCCTCAGATTTAGATTTTATGCATTTCTAAAGTCATACACTCTTGGTAAGATTTTACAAATATGCACATACATTACAAGAAAGTGTAACTTAGAGGCATTTTTCATTGGCAGCATTTTGACATTTATGCTCGGATGATTCAATGGCCAGCTGCATCCATGATGCAGCTCTTTTTGAAGAACCTTATGTTAAAATAGCCTATGCCTTCCAAGATTTGCAGGAATTACTGACCTGAACAGCAGAGAAACCAATAAAGTTCTGTAGACTGTATAGAACAAATTTAGAATAGACCTGTCTGAGGTGGAGAATTTCCAAAACAATTACTTTGGGAATTTCCagtacatttgtttgttttttgtaagaCAGGAAGGATTTTGAAGTTTCAAACTAAAGATTTGATTTTTAGTTAAATCAGTTTTACTAGAGAGTCAGAGTGTGAATGTTGCCCccactactttaaaaaaaaaaaatcagaaagtctCATGAAGCAGCTTTTACTCAATACACCAAacaaacagggacacaggtggcCCTAGAAAAGAGTTCCTAGGTCCTTCAGCCTACCACAGTTTGTAAGCATTTCAGCATATACTACACTCAAGGAGCTAGTAGATACTACAGCACACAAATTATTGAATGCATAGAACAGTACTATTGCATTTCAATATCTTATTAGTTTTATGAAGATCTCATGCAACAGCATCTATACTCCTTTGTAAGGAAAAGTGATTTTTCTGGATGAGATGTATGGCATAATTACTTAGTTTTACATGAATAAAGATAATCAACTGTAAAGGTGTTGCTATTACTCTAGTGTAGTGTTGGCAAGACAGACCAAAGATCAATAACTCATATGGTACTAGATTTAGTATTTGAGAGTTCACAGTGATTATAAAAGTAAAATTGCTTTGATACAGAACTTAATTAGCAGTTATTCAATGTATAAAAAATTAAAGACCTTTCATTCACACTACTATATTCTGCATTAGCATTCCAACTCTAATAGAGTTCAGTAGTACCTCAATTAAGCAGCAAAGACTTACACCATGCTTAACTATACCTTTTGTAAgccatcccattgacttccatattTGAATTGTGTCATTTGAACAGGTAAAGTTAAGACTGGTCTTAAGTCTTTGAGGACtgaagcccaaatgtctacagaaATCCTGCCACCGGTTACGTGTTGTACTTAACTATTTAATCATGTGGTATTGCCATTAGAAAAAGAGAGACTTTAAAAATACATGAATGTATTGACAAAATCCTACTTAAATAGATAGCTGTCCATGAAGAGTTGTATATAGTACCGAAATGTAAAGTTTTGAATTCTCTCTTTTGTCTCCCCTACAACTCAAGTATAAATACATGTTTCCAGACCCTGATGCCTAGCTTCTAAAAAGAGGAGGCCCACAGATTTTACATACCCAATACTTCTTTACAGACCCACTGCCCCTGGCTGTACTTGCAAGGAAATAGCTCTTAAGTATGGGGAGCCCCCATTGCTTGGCTTGAAGCAGCTATTTTCTGGAAATTGCTAAATCCCAGGAGCCCTGTGGATGTTTACActtaaagcaaaatattttgttttaacttcTGAGTTTCATTATCTCCCGAAGAATGCCGAGTCTGGATGAGGGATGGTCACTCACACAAAGCTGTAAACACCACCTCTCTTCTGCACTACATGTTCAATGGGTTCAGGAGCATGTCACACCCCTGATTTAGATACTGCTTGTCTCCCTGCTTATCCGAAGACATTGGATTTAGGTCTGAGTTTGAAGGACGTTTTCAGTGgcttctcctcctgctcctcctcttcctcctcctcccctttgaaAGAGGGGGTGGTGTGGATGATCTGGGTGCGGAATCGGATTTTGTTGAGCCGTGGTTTCATCCTGCCGCTGTTTGAGGCTTTCCTGCTCATCTCCTTGCCCTTGCCCAGGGCTGCTGCCCCCTCGCCTGACTCAGTCTCCTCGCCCTGcccctggtggtggtgggagagTTTGTAGGCAATGAGGTTGGAGGGGAGCACCTTGGAGAGCCTCCAGCGCCCGCTCCCGTTGCCCACAACGCCCTCGCCCTCCTCCTGCAGGGCCCCCACCAGGCTCCGCATCTCCTCCGTGGTGCTCTGGCTCAGGTAGTTGGCGGCCTTGCGCCCGCTGTAGTCCCTCACATCCACGTCTGCGTCGTAGGCCCCCACGAGCAGCTTGACCACTTCCAGGTGGCCGTGCATGGCGGCCAGGTGCAGCGCCGTGTACCCGCCGCTGGTGCGCGCGTTGATGTTGATGGGCAGCCGCTGCTTGTGCGCGAAGTTGACGAGCATGGCGAGCAGCTCCTGGCGCCCGTGCTTGGCGGCCCAGTGCAGGCAAGTGAAGCCGGTGATGAAGTCGCGCTTGGAGAGCAGCCCCGGTTCGCAGCTCAGCAGCCCCTCCAGGCTCTCCCACCTGCCGTCCGCGGCCGACAGCATCCAGGCGTGCTCCAGGGGGTCCAGCGCTACCGAGCTCCCCGCGCCGCTCTCTTCCTCGGCGGAGGAGGAGGCCAGCGAGGCGCTGTCTGAGTCCCCCCCGCGGGCTCGGGGGGCCCCGGGGAAGAAGCTCCGTTTCAGCTGGGGGGAGCTGCCCATCATCAACTCGCGGAAGTTCTTGCGGCTGGACCTGGGGGTGGCGCCCCCGCCGGAGCTGCCCGGCGAGCAAGGGGAGCCGGAACCGGCCTCGGCCCCCTCCTCTTCGACAAGCCGGGCAGGGGGAACCGGCTCCTCCCCGCCGTGCCCCGGCTGCAGCCCCCGGGGCACGTTGCGCCGCGAGCTCCTCTTCCTGCCGCCGCCCGGGGGCGCCTGGCCCAACCGGGGCAAGTCGCTCCTGCTCCCCGCCTGAGGCGGCTGCTGCGGGCAGCTGGGGGGGCCCTTTTCCCGGAGCGCCCCATCCTCGGGGCCCGGCTTTCCCGGGGCAGCAGGCGCGATCTCCGGCGGCTGCCCCCCGGGACAAGGCGAGGAGTCCCGGCTCCGCGGTGCCGAGTCCGCCTCCTCGTCAGGGGTCACCGCGATGCTGGGCAGCGGCTCCGGCGCCGCGGGGGGATCGACGGGGACGGCGTCCGCGATGCTGGGCAGCGGCTCGGGCGCTGCCGGGGGATCGAGGGGGGCGGCGGCCTCGCTGCCGCCGGGATCGAGGGGCTGGTCACCGGGTGGCGAGTCCTGCTGGTCCGCAGCCGGGGTCCCCGCGGGCCGGTAGCGCCGCCGCAGCTGAACGTACTTGGCGCCGGAGCCGGGCTCCAGGTGCACGGTGGCCACGGCGTTGACCAGCTCCTTGAAGCGCTGGCGGGCCCGGGCGCGGCGCTCCGGCTCCGGCGGGCTCAGCCAGCCCCGGAAATGCTCCAGCAGCTCCGCGTTCCGCGCCCGCCCGCCCCGCGCCGCCAGGAACCGCAGCACTGACTCCGGGCTCAGCGCCGGCTCCTCGGCCATCGCGCCCCAGGCTCAGCGCGGCCCCAGGCTCGCCGCGTCCTGCGGCGGCTCAGGGCGCGGCGGCCGAGCGCTCCCCGCCCCTCGGTAATGCGGCACCGGCAGCATCTCCCGGCGGCGGTTCAATCAGTGCGGCGGCTCGCGGCCCATTATacaggcggggcgggggcgggggtgtcaGGGACCGTCCGCTCCTAGCTCACGTCACCTCCGAGACTGCAGCCCGCCGCGTGCGGGGATCGCCCCGGGCCGGGGGTGCGAAGCGACTGCAGCGCGGCCCCTCCCCTCGGGCCGCCCCCGCGCCACGCCCCTCCCCGCCCGTTTGCTTGGCCCCGCCCCGCGCGCGGACCCTCCAGCTGCGGCCGGTTACATTCCAACCGCCCGGAGCTTCCCGCGCGccgcgcccctccccctcccgcggCGGCTGCCCGGTGTCATGGCTTCCTCCGAGGTCGCTCGGCAGCTGGTGAGTCCCGCCCGGGGGCGCGTGaaactttctcctctctctctctctgcccccgcccctggtCTCCCCTCCGACCGCACCCGAAAAACTTCCTCCGCCGGGCCAGGCCGCAGAGACCCCGGCCCGAGCCGcgcccggccccttcccccccgggcTGAGCGCGTCATGCTGGCCCCaggtccgtccccccccccagtcaccGTCCGCcacagccccttgcccccccggGCCCTGCTCCCCCCCGCCGAGTCACCCACAACGAGCTCGTGAAACGCCCCCGAGGGAGACTCGTGTGTGGCGAGCTCGCGgcgaggggcaggggcggggggcaggggcgggggttTGCCCCTCGGTTTCCGtcccaggatctcaaagcccCTTGCGCGCCGCTGGGCGATGGAGGCCCGCAAAGCGGGCGACTCCCCCAATCAAATCAGTGTTTGGTTGTAAAAGTCTGGGAAGACTCCGGGCTGTGCCCTCAGAACTGTCCTTCCACGTTATGAGCAAACCAAAGGAGGGAAGCGTCGGTCGGCGTGACACCGTGATGCATTAGCTTAACTTTTATTCTTTCTGAATGCTTCCTTTTCGCTCTAGCCTGAGGTGGAACTTTAAATTTGTTGTTAGCAAGtcgagatggggggggggggggaagcttatGAACATTGATTCACTTAAAAACCATGAGTTTGCTTCAACTGTACTTACAACAGCTTTCACTTGTGACTGCTTTTACATTTGTCCAGGCAAAAATGCTAACAGCAAGGTAGGGTTATGAATACTTGTTAAAATATGTAATTACTTCAGAAGTATTCAAGAAGTAGCCATCTTGAAAACTGTCAATTTGGGAGCCATCCAGACATAGGAACCAATCCAGTGCTATTCAGATTACCAATCATGCAGCataaatttataaaaagaaaaagagtacttgtggcaccttagagactaactaatttatttgagcctaagcttttgtgagctgtaaggtgccacaagtactctttttctttttgtgaatacagactaacatggctgctactctgaaaccataaatTTATAGTTAGAGTATTTGCTATCCATAATGGTTGCGAACTGTAGCTCCCAAACAATGCACAGACATAcatttgaataaaaaaatcccccaaataaTTTCTAATAATGAGCAAATTTGTCAATTTACTCTCAGTTTATAGGTAAAATTGTGAACAGAAATGAGTATCATGCCGTAATCCTGTACTGAACCTGTGTACGAGGCCCATACACCTGCATGTCTGTTGACTACAGTTTGCAGGCTCTGTCAGCATTCTAAAATTATTACTAGAAGATCCTATTCTGAGGCTTTGTCTTGCTCAAAATGGCTGAGAGTTGCTGCAtatttacaacaacaacaaaaatctaataGTCTTGGTTATGTGTTCACATGCTTCAAGGAAAACCTTGCTCTGCATCCTGGCAAATCCTGTCAACTTTCCACTTCTTCCTTGTTCTTCAGATACACAAATCCCAAACTTGGCCCAAATTCACTTTTATTTTTGATGTAGTGAataatttgacaggtttcagagtagtagctgtgttagtctgtatccgcaaaaagaaaaggagtacttgtgggaccttagaaactaacaaatttatttgagcataaacttttgtgagctacagctcacttcatcggatgcatgcagtggaaaatacatgcatccaatgaagtgagctgtagctcacgaaagcttatgctcaaataaatttgttagtctctaaggtgccatgaatAGTTTGATTAGCTCATGACATAAAGACACATCTTCTGCG is a genomic window of Lepidochelys kempii isolate rLepKem1 chromosome 1, rLepKem1.hap2, whole genome shotgun sequence containing:
- the SOWAHC gene encoding ankyrin repeat domain-containing protein SOWAHC, whose product is MAEEPALSPESVLRFLAARGGRARNAELLEHFRGWLSPPEPERRARARQRFKELVNAVATVHLEPGSGAKYVQLRRRYRPAGTPAADQQDSPPGDQPLDPGGSEAAAPLDPPAAPEPLPSIADAVPVDPPAAPEPLPSIAVTPDEEADSAPRSRDSSPCPGGQPPEIAPAAPGKPGPEDGALREKGPPSCPQQPPQAGSRSDLPRLGQAPPGGGRKRSSRRNVPRGLQPGHGGEEPVPPARLVEEEGAEAGSGSPCSPGSSGGGATPRSSRKNFRELMMGSSPQLKRSFFPGAPRARGGDSDSASLASSSAEEESGAGSSVALDPLEHAWMLSAADGRWESLEGLLSCEPGLLSKRDFITGFTCLHWAAKHGRQELLAMLVNFAHKQRLPININARTSGGYTALHLAAMHGHLEVVKLLVGAYDADVDVRDYSGRKAANYLSQSTTEEMRSLVGALQEEGEGVVGNGSGRWRLSKVLPSNLIAYKLSHHHQGQGEETESGEGAAALGKGKEMSRKASNSGRMKPRLNKIRFRTQIIHTTPSFKGEEEEEEEQEEKPLKTSFKLRPKSNVFG